The nucleotide sequence GCGCCGAGCTGGTTCTTGAGCGTGTCGTAGAAGCCGAGGTCGATGTAGACCTTCTTGTCGCCCGGGCAGTAGAACGGCCCCATGGCCGATTCGCCGGTGCCGCAGGCCGTGGGCGTGGCGCCGCGGAACAGCACGAGGCGCGGCGCATGGTAGGTGCCGCCGTTCTTCTGGAAGATGTCGCTCCAGACCACCTCGGTGTTGCGCAGCACGGTGCTGACGAAGGCGGCCTCGCGGTCGTTGGCCGGCGGCTTGGGCGCCGGGCCCTGTTGCTGCTGCACCGGTGCCGGGCCGCCGCCACCGCTGAGCAGGCTCAACACGGTGAGCGGATTGATGCCGAAGACCCAGCCCGCGATCAGCGCGACGGCGATGGTGCCGATGCCGATCCCGCGGCCGCCGATGAAGCCGCCGCCACCACCGCCACCGCCCTCGCCGCGGCGGTCTTCCACGTTGTCGGATTGCTCGTTGCCTTCCCATCTCATCGCATGCTCCTTGCCGGCCTCTTGCTGGGGTTTTGGCCGGTGATCGCCGGATGGTAGCGGCCCCGAAGCGCGCCGGGGTAACCGGGCGTCAGCGCAGGCCGCGCGCGTTCGAGGGAGACGCGCTCGACAACGCGATCAGGTCTTGGGCAGCGTCACGCCGCGCTGGCCCTGGTACTTGCCGCCGCGGTCCTTGTAGCTGGTCTCGCAGACCTCGTCGCTCTCGAAGAACAGCACCTGGGCGCAGCCCTCGCCCGCGTAGATCTTGGCCGGCAGCGGCGTGGTGTTGCTGAACTCCAGCGTCACGTAGCCTTCCCATTCGGGCTCGAAGGGCGTGACGTTGACGATGATGCCGCAGCGCGCATAGGTGCTCTTGCCCAGGCAGATGGTCAGCACGTTGCGCGGGATGCGGAAGTACTCGACGGTGCGCGCCAGCGCGAAGCTGTTGGGCGGGATGATGCAGTAGTCGCCGTGCATGTCGACGAAGCTCTTCTCGTCGAAGTTCTTCGGGTCGACCACCGTGCTGTGGATGTTGGTGAAGACCTTGAATTCGGGCGCGCAGCGGATGTCGTAGCCGTAGCTCGAGGTGCCGTAGCTGATGATCTTGTGGCCGTCGGACTCGCGCACCTGGCCGGGCTCGAAGGGCTCGATCATGCCGTGCTGCTCGGCCATGCGCCGGATCCATTTGTCGCTCTTGATGCTCATATGCGGTCGCTGCTGCGGGGGGAACGGGCGCGAATTGTGGCATGGCCGCCGGTGCGGCCCGCCCGTCCCGCCCTACCCCGCCTGCGAGATCACCGTGCGCTCGACCAGCCGGTCGTCGCCCAGCACGATCAGCGCGAACAGCAGCTCCTCGAGGCCGTTCGCGCGCGCGGTCTTGCGTTCCAGCAGCGGCGTGGCCTTGGGGTTCAGCACCAGGAAGTCGGCCTCGCAGCCCGGCTGCAGGTTGCCGACCACGCCGTCGAGCCCCAGCGCGCGCGCCGCGCCGCCGGTGTGGCGCCACCAGAGCTCCGAAGGCGCGATGCTCAGGCCGGCCTTGGTCTGGCCCTCGCGGCCCACGTAGTAGGCGGCCATCATGGTGTGGAAGGGGCTGAAGCTGGTGCCGCCGCCGACGTCGCTGGCCAGGCCATAGGGGTGGCCGACCTGGTCGGCCTTGCCGAAGTCGAAGAAGCCGCTGCCCAGGAACAGGTTGCTGGTCGGGCTCACGGCCGCGGCGGTCTTCGTCTCGCGCAGCAGCGCGCGGTCGGTG is from Variovorax paradoxus and encodes:
- a CDS encoding dCTP deaminase — protein: MSIKSDKWIRRMAEQHGMIEPFEPGQVRESDGHKIISYGTSSYGYDIRCAPEFKVFTNIHSTVVDPKNFDEKSFVDMHGDYCIIPPNSFALARTVEYFRIPRNVLTICLGKSTYARCGIIVNVTPFEPEWEGYVTLEFSNTTPLPAKIYAGEGCAQVLFFESDEVCETSYKDRGGKYQGQRGVTLPKT
- a CDS encoding neutral zinc metallopeptidase; this translates as MRWEGNEQSDNVEDRRGEGGGGGGGGFIGGRGIGIGTIAVALIAGWVFGINPLTVLSLLSGGGGPAPVQQQQGPAPKPPANDREAAFVSTVLRNTEVVWSDIFQKNGGTYHAPRLVLFRGATPTACGTGESAMGPFYCPGDKKVYIDLGFYDTLKNQLGAPGEFAQAYVIAHEVGHHVQDELGITAKVDGMRRRLSQSQNNAMSVRVELQADCFAGIWAHHSQESKKWLDPGDIEAAMNAAQKIGDDALQRSAGRAVVPDSFTHGTSAQRQRWFGTGYQTGSVQACDTFNARNL